One segment of Coffea arabica cultivar ET-39 chromosome 7c, Coffea Arabica ET-39 HiFi, whole genome shotgun sequence DNA contains the following:
- the LOC140010608 gene encoding uncharacterized protein: MKKYADEKRSEREFSEGDWVYLRLQPYRQSSIALRGNTKLSAKYFGPYQITEKIGEVAYRLNLPTSSKVHPVFHVSLLKKKVSDKATPTLQLPETNEKGHWRVEPVAVIGRRMVKRRNAATTQWLIHWWGTDPAEATWEDAEEIRKQFPTFLS; this comes from the coding sequence atgaaaaaatatgCTGATGAGAAGAGAAGTGAGAGGGAATTCAGTGAAGGAGATTGGGTGTATCTAAGGCTACAACCATACAGACAGAGCTCAATAGCCTTAAGGGGGAACACCAAACTCTCAGCAAAGTATTTTGGCCCATACCAGATAACAGAAAAGATAGGAGAGGTAGCTTACCGTCTGAATCTGCCCACCTCTTCAAAGGTTCACCCTGTCTTCCATGTGTCATTGCTCAAGAAAAAGGTTAGCGACAAGGCCACACCTACACTCCAATTGCCAGAAACGAATGAAAAGGGGCATTGGAGGGTAGAACCAGTAGCAGTAATAGGTAGGAGAATGGTTAAAAGGAGAAATGCTGCTACAACTCAGTGGTTAATCCACTGGTGGGGCACGGATCCTGCAGAAGCTACATGGGAGGATGCAGAAGAAATCAGGAAACAGTTTCCCACCTTCCTATCTTGA
- the LOC140004474 gene encoding rust resistance kinase Lr10-like → MPIRYSYKEIKTMTKNFEEKLGEGGYGLVYKGKLRSGGAVAVKMLNKSKANGQEFINEVATIGRIHHVNVVRLVGFCVTASKHALVYDYMPNGSLDKLIFSNCQNGSPLSWKQVCDIAKGVAHGIEYLHQGCDMQILHFDIKPHNILFDENFVPKVSDFGLVKLYPMQKSIATLTAVRGTLGYMAPELFYKKIGRVSHKTDVYSYGMLLMEMAGRRRNVDAHAEHSSQIYFPSWIYDKFDQVQEMEIGDHATEEEKTITRKLILIALWCIQMTPDDRPSMREVLEMLEGDASGLKLPPKPLFYPPDSPISMQRSSDSSSSNESTAPLCSSVALEIEQMDD, encoded by the coding sequence ATGCCCATTAGGTACTCGTACAAAGAAATTAAGACAATGACAAAAAATTTTGAGGAGAAACTAGGTGAAGGAGGCTATGGCTTGGTTTACAAAGGCAAATTGCGCAGTGGAGGTGCAGTTGCTGTCAAGATGCTGAACAAATCAAAAGCTAATGGGCAGGAGTTCATCAATGAAGTTGCGACCATTGGAAGAATACACCATGTGAACGTGGTTCGGTTAGTGGGATTTTGTGTTACTGCCTCAAAACATGCTCTAGTGTATGATTACATGCCAAATGGCTCTTTGGATAagttaattttctcaaactgTCAAAATGGTTCTCCATTAAGTTGGAAGCAAGTTTGTGACATTGCAAAGGGGGTTGCTCATGGCATTGAATACTTGCATCAGGGGTGTGATATGCAAATCCTGCATTTTGATATTAAGCCACATAACATCTTATTTGATGAGAACTTTGTTCCAAAAGTTTCAGACTTTGGACTTGTAAAACTTTACCCGATGCAAAAGAGTATTGCAACTCTTACTGCCGTGAGAGGAACATTAGGTTACATGGCCCCGGAGTTGTTCTACAAAAAAATTGGAAGAGTCTCGCACAAGACAGATGTTTACAGTTATGGAATGTTACTAATGGAGATGGCTGGGAGGAGGAGAAATGTGGATGCTCATGCCGAGCATTCAAGTCAAATATACTTCCCTTCATGGATATATGACAAATTCGATCAGGTGCAGGAAATGGAAATCGGAGATCATGCAACTGAAGAAGAAAAGACAATTACAAGAAAATTGATTTTGATTGCATTGTGGTGCATTCAGATGACACCTGATGATCGTCCTTCAATGAGAGAAGTCTTAGAAATGCTTGAAGGTGATGCTAGTGGCCTAAAGTTGCCTCCTAAACCGTTGTTTTACCCTCCGGATTCACCCATATCCATGCAAAGAAGCAGCGATAGTAGTTCTTCTAACGAGTCAACGGCGCCCCTATGTAGCTCTGTTGCTTTAGAAATAGAGCAGATGGATGACTAA
- the LOC113699746 gene encoding uncharacterized protein, producing the protein MLQLHILVVLLSLILIYCWLLDIKYGGFLNEYCSRYAKDTSCDHSPSTCGGTDINLKRPDVIEFSCENNRTVLPVVDGIHPEKQYNFSVELNSIDYEQQTLRIFDPGVQKNYCSTLPVYPYLDDYYQPALGYEMRIVSDSDWMVFVSCKNPVKYKNPLYVDTASCNITANHFSKMIAPPGYYSYVVVGESVVASDIKESCTVYKILPVDLWCLPNVTAGDISFQDIHNLLSNGLELSWYTGFETSRRRRSFLCKYTDLKIY; encoded by the coding sequence ATGCTTCAACTTCacattttggtagttttgttgtCTCTAATCTTGATTTACTGCTGGCTGCTGGATATCAAATATGGTGgttttttaaatgaatattGCTCGAGATATGCCAAAGACACCAGCTGTGACCATAGCCCATCCACTTGCGGAGGCACCGACATCAATTTAAAGCGCCCTGATGTTATTGAATTCTCTTGTGAAAATAATCGCACTGTTCTACCCGTAGTTGATGGCATCCATCCGGAGAAACAGTATAACTTTTCTGTGGAGCTGAACAGTATTGATTATGAGCAACAGACACTTCGTATATTTGATCCTGGGGTGCAAAAGAACTACTGTTCTACTCTGCCAGTCTACCCATACCTCGACGACTACTATCAACCTGCTCTGGGTTATGAGATGCGGATTGTTTCTGATTCTGATTGGATGGTCTTTGTGAGCTGTAAAAATCCGGTGAAATACAAAAATCCTCTTTATGTAGACACTGCTTCCTGTAATATCActgcaaatcatttttcaaaaatgatAGCTCCACCCGGTTATTACAGCTATGTTGTGGTTGGTGAAAGTGTGGTGGCAAGTGATATTAAAGAGTCGTGCACTGTCTATAAAATACTTCCAGTAGACCTGTGGTGTCTCCCTAATGTAACTGCAGGAGATATTTCGTTTCAAGACATCCACAATCTTCTGTCCAATGGCCTTGAGCTCAGTTGGTACACAGGCTTCGAGACCAGCAGGAGGAGGAGATCCTTTCTTTGTAAGTACACTGATTTGAAGATTTATTAA
- the LOC113699745 gene encoding LEAF RUST 10 DISEASE-RESISTANCEUS RECEPTOR-LIKE PROTEIN KINASE-like 2.1, which yields MLQLQILVVLLSLFLIYFLVSGFSFYSFIDDHCQVHVDYLFNSKNTSCYHSPSTCRGTDINLKCPFQFRGDDPDLCPERRVVEFSCENNRTVLSLDGQYNFSVELNSIDYEQQTLRIFDPGVQKNNCSTLPVYPLSPYYYNNYYQPGAGYDMEIDPDAGSLVFVSCKNPVKSKNPPLYVDTASCNIITANQFSKMKAPSNYYSYVVVGKKVVASDVEKSCTVYKTAPADLRCLPNVTDISFQDIHNLMSNGYEIRWLPLLETSKKSVFCPLVEPILDRVDAFGTGVGFAVKFFALFIAAKSVIGIALLSAFLLYRWHRRHLSRYDTIEDFLQTNSRLMPIRYSYREIRTMTKNFKEKLGEGGYGMVYKGKLRSGDAVAVKMLNKSKANGQEFINEVATIGRIHHVNVVRLVGFCVTASKHALVYDYMPNGSLDKLIFSDCQNSSPLSWKQVCEIAKGVARGIEYLHQGCDMQILHFDIKPHNVLLDENFVPKVSDFGLAKLYPMQKSIATLTAVRGTLGYMAPELFYKRIGRVSHKADVYSYGMLLMEMAGRRRNVDAHAEHSSQIYFPSWIYDKFDQVEEMEIGDHATDEEKTTIRKLILIALWCIQMTPEDRPSMREVLEMLESDTSGLKLPPKPSFYPSDSPISMQRSSDSSSSDKSTAPLCSSVALEVEQMDD from the exons ATGCTCCAACTTCagattttggtagttttgttgtCCCTATTCTTGATTTACTTCTTGGTGTCCGGgttctcattttattcttttatagATGACCATTGTCAAGTACAtgttgattatttattcaattcCAAAAACACCAGCTGTTACCATAGTCCATCCACTTGCCGGGGCACCGACATCAATTTAAAGTGCCCGTTTCAATTTAGAGGTGATGATCCCGATTTGTGCCCTGAACGTCGTGTTGTTGAATTCTCTTGTGAAAATAATCGCACTGTTCTATCCTTGGATGGTCAGTATAACTTTTCTGTGGAGTTGAACAGTATTGATTATGAGCAACAGACACTTCGTATATTTGATCCTGGGGTGCAAAAGAACAACTGTTCTACCCTGCCAGTCTACCCATTAAGTCCATACTACTACAACAACTACTATCAACCTGGTGCGGGTTATGACATGGAGATTGATCCCGATGCTGGTTCGTTGGTCTTTGTGAGCTGTAAAAATCCGGTGAAATCGAAAAATCCTCCTCTTTATGTAGACACTGCTTCCTGTAATATAATCACTGCAAATCAGTTTTCAAAAATGAAAGCTCCGTCCAATTATTACAGCTATGTTGTGGTGGGCAAAAAGGTTGTGGCATCAGATGTTGAAAAGTCGTGCACCGTCTATAAGACAGCTCCTGCAGACCTGCGGTGTCTCCCTAATGTAACAGATATTTCGTTTCAAGACATCCACAATCTTATGTCTAATGGCTATGAGATCAGGTGGCTCCCACTCTTGGAGACCAGCAAGAAATCGGTTTTTT GTCCCCTAGTAGAACCAATCCTCGACCGCGTTGACGCATTCGGAA CTGGCGTGGGTTTTGCTGTCAAATTTTTCG CTCTATTCATTGCAGCAAAAAGTGTCATTGGCATTGCCCTCTTGTCTGCGTTCCTGCTTTATAGGTGGCATCGGAGGCATTTATCAAGGTATGATACAATAGAAGATTTCCTGCAAACAAACAGCAGACTCATGCCCATTAGGTACTCATATAGAGAAATCAGGACAATGacgaaaaattttaaagaaaaactaggcGAAGGAGGCTACGGTATGGTTTACAAAGGCAAATTGCGCAGTGGAGATGCTGTTGCTGTCAAAATGTTGAACAAGTCAAAAGCTAATGGTCAAGAGTTCATCAATGAAGTTGCAACTATTGGAAGAATACACCATGTGAACGTGGTTCGGTTAGTGGGATTTTGTGTTACTGCCTCAAAACATGCTCTAGTGTATGATTACATGCCAAATGGCTCTCTGGATAAGTTAATTTTCTCAGACTGTCAAAATAGTTCTCCATTGAGTTGGAAACAAGTTTGTGAGATTGCAAAGGGGGTTGCTCGTGGCATTGAATACTTGCATCAGGGGTGTGATATGCAAATTCTGCATTTTGATATTAAACCGCATAACGTCTTACTTGATGAGAACTTTGTTCCAAAAGTTTCAGATTTTGGACTTGCAAAACTTTACCCAATGCAAAAGAGTATTGCAACTCTTACTGCTGTGAGAGGAACATTAGGTTACATGGCCCCGGAGTTGTTCTACAAAAGGATTGGAAGAGTCTCACACAAGGCAGACGTTTACAGCTATGGAATGTTACTAATGGAGATGGCTGGGAGGAGGAGAAATGTGGATGCGCATGCCGAGCATTCTAGTCAAATATACTTCCCTTCATGGATATATGACAAATTCGATCAGGTGGAGGAAATGGAAATCGGAGATCATGCAACTGATGAAGAAAAGACAACTATAAGAAAATTGATTTTGATTGCCTTGTGGTGCATACAGATGACACCTGAGGATCGTCCTTCAATGAGAGAAGTCTTAGAAATGCTTGAAAGTGATACTAGTGGCCTAAAGTTACCCCCTAAACCGTCGTTTTACCCTTCAGATTCACCCATATCCATGCAAAGAAGCAGTGATAGTAGTTCTTCTGACAAGTCAACGGCACCCCTGTGCAGCTCTGTGGCTTTGGAAGTAGAGCAAATGGATGACTAA